Within Conexibacter woesei DSM 14684, the genomic segment ACGCCGCCAGCGGGTGGTCGCGCAGGTAGCCCTGACGCACCTCCGGCGCCGCCCACGCGAGCAGCACCTTGCCGTTGGCGCGCGCGTGCCCGTTCTCGTACGGGCCGCTGCCGACCTCCGCGACGCGCACGATGTGGCTGCTCTCGACCGACGCCAGCACGCGGATGTCGTGCTCGCCCCAGTCGGCCAGGTAGACCGTCTCGCCCGTGCGGTCGGCCAGCTCGCGCAGCGCCGTCAGCAGCTGCTCGGAGACCGAGCGGCCGCGCAGGTACGCCTGCGCGAGGATCGCCGTGCTCGGCCCGAGCACGTAGCGGCGATGGACGTCCTTCGCCAGCAGCCCCTGGTCGACGAGCGTGTTGACGAGGTGGTAGCACGTCGGCAGCGCGAGGCCCTGCGCCTCGGCGATCTCCTTCGCGTTGGCGCCGTGCGGCTGCTCGGCGACCCACAGCAGCAGCTGCGAGGCGCGCGCGACCGACTGGATCCGCGTGCCTGTCTCGACCGTGTTCATATGGTGAAACTCTATCTCAGAGCGAAGCGGTCGAGCGCCCGCTCGTCGACCGTGACGCCGAGTCCGGGCGCCGCTCGCAACGCCAGCAGCCCGTCGCGCTGCACCCACGGATCCTCGATCACGTCGTGCTGCATCGGCGACTCGTGCGGCTTGAAGTCGAGCGTGTCGCCGTGCTCGGAGAGCGCCAGCACGTGCAGGCTGGCCGCCGTGTTCAGCGCGCTGCTCCAGCTGTGCATGCTGTATCTGAGCCCCGCCGCCTCGACCATCCGCACCACCTCGCGGCAGCCGGTCAGCCCGAGGCAGCGCCCCGGGTCCAGCTGCACGACGTCGACGCCGCCGCAGGAGAGCACGTGACGGTAGGTCTCCGGGCTCCACTCGTCCTCGCCGGTGCCGACTGGCGTCGTCGTCGCCGCGCGCAGGCGGCGGTGGTGGTCGAGGTCGGCCGGGTGCAGCGGCTGCTCGACCCAGCGCAGGTCGAACCGCTCCCACTCGCGCAGCCGCCGCTGTGCCGTCGCGAGGTCCCAGACGCGCTGCGCGCCCGGCACGTCGACGACGAGCGACAGCTCGTCGCCGATGACCGCGCGCACCTCGGTCAGGTAGCGCAGGTCGCGCGTGCGGTCCTCCCCGAAGACGGAGTCGAGCGTCATCCCCCAGCCGGCCTTGACGATCCGGTACCCCTGCTCGCGCATCCAGGCGAACTCGGCCAGCGTCCAGTCGAGGTCGTCCATGTCGAAGATGATCGACCCCATCGCCGGGATCTCGTCCTTGAGCCGCCCGCCGAGCAGCGTCACGACCTGCTGGCCGAGCAGCTTTCCCTTGAGGTCCCACAGCGCCATGTCGATCGCGCTGATCGCGAACGCGGCGATCCCCTCGACGCCGAACCAGTAGGCGTGCCGACACATCGCGTGCCAGTGCGCCTCGACGTTCGTCGCGTCGCCGCCGAGCAGCAGCGGCGCGAACGCGTCGTGCACGAGCGTCCGCGTCGCGCGCGTCGCCGCGGGCACCTGCGAGATCGCCTCGCCCCAGCCGACCACGCCGTCCGCCGTCTCGATCCGCACGAGCGTGACGCAGCGCTCCGCGCCGCGGTAGTGCGGCTCGGCGTAGACGAGCGGAAACGCCTCGATCCTCGCGATCACGTGCTCCATCAGGCTCCGAGCAGGCTACGGATCTCGCCGGCGATGTGTCTCTCGCTCGGCAGCCATGCGTCCTCCAGCGGCCCGGCGTACGGGACTGGTGTGTCGGGACCGCTGACGAGTACCGGCGCGGCGTCCAGCGACTCGAAGCGCTCGGCGACGACGCCGGCGACGACGGTCGCGCCCCAGCTGCCGCCGAGCGGCGACTCCTGCACGACGACGAGGCGGCCGGTCTTGTCGACGCTGGCGCCGATCGTGTCGAGGTCGAGCGGCAGGACCGTGCGCGGGTCGATCAGCTCCAGCTCGATCCCCTCGGCGGCCAGCTCCTCCGCGACGCGCTCGGCGCGCTGGCGCATCAGCTGCGTCGCGACGACCGTCGCGCTCGTGCCGCTGCGGATCACGCCCGCTCTGCCGATCTCGATCGCCTCGCCGGCCGGCCCCAGCTCGCCCTTGACGTTGTACATGCCCTTGTGCTCGAAGAAGAGCACCGGGTCCTCGTCGCGCACCGCGGCCATGAACAGCCCGTACGCGTCGGCCGGCGACCCCGGCACGACGACCTTCAGCCCCGGGCAGTTGAGGAACCAGTTCTCGACCGTCTGGGAGTGCTGGGAGGCGAAGCCGCCGCCGGCGCCGTTGGAGAGGCGCAGCGTGACGGGCAGCGTCACCTGGCCGCCCGTCATGTAGCGGTACTTCGCGAGCTGGTTGGCGATCTGGTCGAAGCAGACGGCGGCGAAGTCGGCGAACATCAGCTCGGCGACCGGGCGCCGGCCCTTCAGCGCCGCGCCGATCGCCGCGCCGACGATCGCCTGCTCGGAGATCGGCGTGTCGAGCACGCGCTCGGGGCCGAAGCGCTCGAACAGCCTGTCGGTGACCTTGAACGCGCCACCGGCCGCGGCGATGTCCTCGCCCAGCAGCACGACGCGGTCGTTCTCGGCGAGCGCGTCCTCCTGCGCGCGCCGGATCGCCTCCTTGTACGTGACCTGGCTCATGCGTAGACGTCCTCGTAGATCAGCTCCAGGCCGGGCGCGGGCGCGGCGAGCGCCGCCGCGTACGCCGTCGCGACGGCCTCCTCCGCGTCGGCGCGCGCCTGCGTGACGGCGCCGTCCGCGACGCCGCGCTCGCGCAGCAGCGCCTCCAGCCGCGGGATCGGGTCCAGCTCCAGCCACCGCTCCAGCTCGCCCTCCGGCCGGTATCTCGCCGGGTCGGTGCGCGAGTGGCCGCGGTGGCGGTAGGTCAGGCCCTCGACGAACGTCGGCCCCTCGCCGGAGCGGGCGCGCCGGACGGCCTCGGAGACGACCGCGTGGACGGCGACGACGTCGTTGCCGTCGACGCGCACGCCCGGCATCCCGTAGCCGGCCGCGCGCGCGGCCAGCTCCTCGACCGGCGTCGTCGTGGCGAGCGGCGAGTACTCGCCGTAGAGGTTGTTCTCGCAGAAGAAGATCACCGGCAGCTTCCAGATCCCGGCGAGGTTCATCGCCTCGTGGACCGCGCCGATGTTCATGCTGCCGTCGCCGAAGAAGCAGAGGCTGACGGCCTCGCTTCTGTCGAGCTTGGCGGCGAGGGCGAGGCCGGTCGCGATCGGCAGGTGCGCGCCGACGATCGCGAACGAGCCGTAGGCGCCGACGCCGACGTCGGTCAGGTGCATCGAGCCGCCCTTGCCGCGACAGAGGCCCGTCTCGCGGCCGAGGATCTCGGCGAACGTCCCCTCCAGCGGCGCGCCCATCGCCAGCACGGCGCCGTGGCCGCGGTAGGTGCAGACCATCGAGTCGCCCTCGCGCAGCGCGCCGCAGGCGCCGACGACGCACGCCTCCTGGCCGTTGCAGAGGTGCGTCGAGCCGCGTACGAGGTTCTTCGTGAACGCGCGCTGGATCTCGTCCTCGAAGCCGCGGATCTCGATCATCCGCCGCAGCATCCCGAGCAGCTCGGCGTCGGTCATGCGCACCGCCCCGTCTTTCATATCGTGAAAATCTCCATAGCCAGTTGAAAACAGCCTGGCATGACCCGCGCCCGCCTGTCAAGATGCTGCGAACACATTTCAAAGTCTGAAAGTGATTCGGAGCTGACGATGGACTTCACGATCTCGGACGACCTCGCTGACATCCGCCAGGCGGTCCGCCAGCTGTGCGAGCGCTTCGACGGCGAGTACTGGCGCGCGCTGGAGCCCGACCGCTACCCCGACGAGTTCGTGCGCGCGCTGACCGAGCACGGCTGGCTCGCCGCGCTGATCCCCGAGCAGTACGGCGGCGCCGGCCTGCCGCTGTCGGCCGCGAGCGTGATCCTCGAGGAGATCTGCGCCAGCGGCTGCAACGCCGGCGCGTGCCACGCGCAGATGTACGTGATGGGGACCGTCCTGCGCCACGGCAGCGATGAGCAGAAGGCGCGCTGGCTGCCCGAGATCGCCGCCGGCAGGCTGCGCCTGCAGGCGTTCGGCGTGACCGAGCCCGGCGCCGGCTCCGACACGACGAAGATCCAGACGCGCGCGCGGCGCGACGGCGACGGCTGGGTCGTCGACGGCCAGAAGATCTGGACCTCGCGCGCGGAGCACTCCGACCTGATGGTGCTGCTCGCGCGCACGACCCCGATCGACCAGATCGAGAAGAAGACCGACGGCCTCTCGGTCTTCCTCGTCGACATGCGCGAGCGCGGCGACGAGCTGACGATCAGACCGATCAAGACGATGATGAACCACGCCACGACCGAGGTCTTCCTCGACGGTCTGCGGCTGCCGGCGGACGCGCTCGTCGGGGAGCAGGACAGAGGCTTTCGCTACATCCTCGACGGCATGAACGCCGAGCGGATCCTGATCGCCGGCGAGTGCATCGGCGACGGCCGCTTCCTGACCGAGAAGGCGGTCGGCTACGCGAGCGAGCGGACCGTCTTCGGGCGCCCGATCGGCGCCAACCAGGGCGTCCAGTTCCCGATCGCCCGCGCGCACATGGCGCTGGAGGCGGCGAACCTGATGCGCTGGAAGGCCGTCTGGCTCTACGAGCAGGGCAAGCCGTGCGGCGCGGAGGCGAACATGGCGAAGTTCCTCGCCTCGGAGGCGTCGTGGGCGGCCGCGAACGCCAGCGTCGACGCGCACGGCGGCTTCGGCTTCGCGGAGGAGTACGACGTCGAGCGCAAGTTCCGCGAGACGCGCCTCTACTCGGTCGCGCCGATCTCCAACAACCTCGTCCAGGCGTACGTCGGGCAGCACGTGCTCGGCCTGCCGCGGTCCTACTGATGAGCGCCGCCGCGCCACTCGCCGACGTCCGCGTGCTCGCGGTCGAGCAGTTCGGCGCCGGGCCGTGGGCGACGTCGCAGCTCGCCGACCTCGGCGCCGACGTGATCAAGCTGGAGGATCCCGCCAGCGGTGGCGACGTCGGCCGCACCGTGCCGCCGTTCGCCGAGGGCGAGGAGTCGCTCTTCTTCGAGACGTTCAACCGCGGCAAGCGCAGCATCTCGCTCGACCTGCGAACGCGCGCGGGCCGCGCCGCGTTCGAGCGGCTCGTCCCCCACGTGGACGCGATCTACTGCAACCTGCGCGGCGACCAGCCGGATCGCCTCGGGCTGACGTATGACGCGCTCGCGCCGCTGAACCCGCGGATCGTCTGCTGCTCGCTGTCGGGCTTCGGCCGCACCGGGCCGCGCGCGGCCGAGGGCGCCTACGACCACGTGCTGCAGGGCCTCGCGGGCTGGATGAGCGTGACCGGCGAGCCCGATGCGCCGCCGACGCGGACCGGCCTCTCGCTGGTCGACTTCGCCGGCGGCTACATGTCCGCGCTCGCACTCATGGCCGGCGTGTGGCGCGCGCGGCGCGACGGCGTCGGCGGCGACTGCGACACGTCGCTGCACGAGACGGCGCTCGCGCTGCTGACGTACCTCGCGACGTGGACCGCGAGCGCCGAGTACATGCCGCAGCGGCGGCCGGAGTCGGCGCATCCGTCGATCGTCCCGTTCCAGGCGTTCCGCACCGCCGACGGCTGGATCACGGTCGCGTGCGCGAAGCAGAAGTTCTGGGTCGCGCTGTGCGAGGCGCTCGACCTCGCCGACCTGCTCGCCGACCCGCGCTTCGCCGACTTCGCCGGCCGCGACACCCACCGCGACGCGCTGCTGGAGCTGCTGCGCCCGCACTTCGCGGCGGAGACGAGCGCGCGGCTGCTGGAACGGCTCGCCGCCGCCCGCGTCCCGAGCGGCCCGGTCAACGACGTCGCCGCCGCGCTGCGCGACCCCCAGGTCCTCGCGCGCGAGGACGTCGTCTCCTACGACCACCCGCGCTTCGGCGCCGTCCGCCAGATCGCCTCGCCGCTGCGCATCAGCGGCCACCGCCCCGACTACCGCCGCGCCCCCGGCCGCGGCGAGCACACCGCCACCGTGCTCGAAGCGCTCGCCGGCCTCACCCCCGCCGAGATCGCCCAGCTCGGGGCCGAAGGGGCGTTCGGGGCCGAGGCGTGACCCGCAGCTAGACTTGAGAGGCGTTTTTCAGACGGTTCGGGCCAACCAGCCGCGCTCGGCCCGCTCCTCGGAGCGGGCCGAGGTCGTTCTGGAGCCGCAGGGACCTGTCACTCCTCGAACAGATGCCGGTGGCGCGTGAGGCGCAGGCGGCTGCGCTCGATGTGGGCGCGCATCAGGTCCTCGCCCGCGCGCGAGTTGTCGCTCTCGAGCGCGTCGATGATCAGCTCGTGCTCAGCGTGCTGCAGCTCGAAGTCACGCTCGGTGAACGTCGTCAGCAGCACCCGCCGGTACTGCTGGCTGATGTTCCAGTAGCTGACGATCGTGCGCAGCAGCCGCGGCGTCGGGATCCCCGCGTAGCAGGCGAGGTGCAGGCGCCGGTCGCCCTCAAGCCACCGCTTGGGGTCGTGCACCAGGCCCGGCAGCGCGGCCGAGAGCGTGTGCGCGCGCTCGATCTGCTCGGGCGTCAGCCGGCCGACGCTTTCGGCGAACGCGAGCGGCTCCAGCCGCTCGCGCATCTTGTAGATCTCCTCGCACTCGGCGAAGTCGAGCAGCGCGACTCTCGCGCCGCTGTTGGGCCGCAGCACGACGAGGCCTTCGCTCTCCAGCAGCCGCAGCGCCTCCCGCACCGGGAAGCGGCCGACGCCGAGCCGTCTCGCGACCGCCTCCTGGCGGATCGGCGAGCCGGCCCGCAGCTCGCCGTCGAATATCAGCTCACGCAGCTGCTGCGCGACGTCCTGCGCGCGCGAGGTCGGCTCCTCCCACGCCCCGTCGTCGTCGATCAGTGAATCGGCCATCGCACGAACTCTAGGTGAGCCGGACCACGTGGTAGCCCTCTTCCCGCAGCGGCAGGCGCAGCGTCAGCCGCTCGCCGTCGCGCGCCAGCTCAAGCTCCGTCCCGCTCGTCAGGTCGTGCGCCGCCGCGGCCGGCAGCCGATCCGCCGGCCAGTCGAACGTGACGTCGGCCGCCGCGCCCTCGTTGATCACGAACAGCAGCTCGCCGTGCTCGCCCGCGGCGCCGTGGCGCCACTGCACCCGCTCGCCGTCCTCGATCGAGCAGCGCAGCGGCGCCAGCGCGCCGGCGCCCTCCGCGAGCGTCCGCAGGAACCGTTCGAAGCCGGCGTCGCGCTGCTCGAAGTAGGCGAGCCCGGCGTTGGTGCCGACCGCCACGACGTGCCCGTCGCCGACCGCGCGGCGCACGACCGTCGCGCCGCGCTCGTCGGCCGCGAGCACGTCCGCGCCGGCGCTCACCGCGGCATCCTGCGGCACGACCCAGGTCGCGGTGCGCAGCTCGCCGCGCGTCCCGTCCAGCTCGTACTCGAGCGCGCGGCCGTCCGGCTGACGCAGCCCGCTGCCGCGCAGGCCGAGCGCGTTCGCGAACGGGCGCTCGTCCTGGTAGCGGTAGAGACCGGCGGCGTCGAACGCGTCCAGCTCCGCCCCCGTCAGCAGCGTGCCGCCGGCGCGCGTCCAGGCGAGCACACGCTCGCCGAAGGCGGGGTCGACGACGAGCGGCCATGGCATCACCAGCAGCGCGTAGCCGGACAGGTCGTGCGCGTGCGACGGGTCGACGACGTCGTAGGGGATCTGCAGCCGCTCCAGCGCGAGCAGATGGCCCTGGAGGTCGTGGGCGGCCTGGTAGCCGCTGCCGGCCCCGACCTTCAACCCGCCCGTTCTGCCGGAGCCGGCCCAGTCGAGCTGGTACGCGCTCGGTTCGAGCACGACCCCCACGCGCGCGGGCGCGGGCGCGTACGCGTCGAGCAGCGGACCGTGCGCCTCCAGCAGGTCCGCCGTTCTGCGCAGCTCGGCGAGCCGCTCGTCGCGGTGGCCGTCGTCGCCGACGATCCCGAAGCCGGCCGCCTCGCGCCCGAAGACCTCGTCGCGCCAGCACCAGAAGCTGACCGCCTTGGCGCCGCGCGCGATCCCGTTCCAGACCCAGCGCGCCTGCAGACGGCCGGGGACCGCTCGCATCGGCTGCAGGCCGTGGCCGGCCGCGCCGCCCTGCAGCTCGGCGATCCAGTTGAAGCCGCCGGCCGAGCTGCGGCTCGCCTCCAGCCGCGTCGCGTACTCGACCGCGCTCGTGTGGATGAACGCCGGGAAGTGCGAGGAGCCGAGCCCGTCGACCTGGTCGGCCAGCTCGAAGTCGTTGCCGCGCGCGAGCGCCGGCTCGTACTCGAACCATTCGCCGCTGGAGAACGCCGACGGGAACGCCGTGTGCGCGAGGATCG encodes:
- a CDS encoding IclR family transcriptional regulator, producing MNTVETGTRIQSVARASQLLLWVAEQPHGANAKEIAEAQGLALPTCYHLVNTLVDQGLLAKDVHRRYVLGPSTAILAQAYLRGRSVSEQLLTALRELADRTGETVYLADWGEHDIRVLASVESSHIVRVAEVGSGPYENGHARANGKVLLAWAAPEVRQGYLRDHPLAACTPASITDPDALDRELARIRRRGYAYDQEEYALGVSCIGAPLLKDGRIVAAYGVTVPTERFKKQRRALTDTLLDVIAGVGAA
- a CDS encoding mandelate racemase/muconate lactonizing enzyme family protein, whose product is MEHVIARIEAFPLVYAEPHYRGAERCVTLVRIETADGVVGWGEAISQVPAATRATRTLVHDAFAPLLLGGDATNVEAHWHAMCRHAYWFGVEGIAAFAISAIDMALWDLKGKLLGQQVVTLLGGRLKDEIPAMGSIIFDMDDLDWTLAEFAWMREQGYRIVKAGWGMTLDSVFGEDRTRDLRYLTEVRAVIGDELSLVVDVPGAQRVWDLATAQRRLREWERFDLRWVEQPLHPADLDHHRRLRAATTTPVGTGEDEWSPETYRHVLSCGGVDVVQLDPGRCLGLTGCREVVRMVEAAGLRYSMHSWSSALNTAASLHVLALSEHGDTLDFKPHESPMQHDVIEDPWVQRDGLLALRAAPGLGVTVDERALDRFALR
- a CDS encoding alpha-ketoacid dehydrogenase subunit beta; this encodes MSQVTYKEAIRRAQEDALAENDRVVLLGEDIAAAGGAFKVTDRLFERFGPERVLDTPISEQAIVGAAIGAALKGRRPVAELMFADFAAVCFDQIANQLAKYRYMTGGQVTLPVTLRLSNGAGGGFASQHSQTVENWFLNCPGLKVVVPGSPADAYGLFMAAVRDEDPVLFFEHKGMYNVKGELGPAGEAIEIGRAGVIRSGTSATVVATQLMRQRAERVAEELAAEGIELELIDPRTVLPLDLDTIGASVDKTGRLVVVQESPLGGSWGATVVAGVVAERFESLDAAPVLVSGPDTPVPYAGPLEDAWLPSERHIAGEIRSLLGA
- a CDS encoding thiamine pyrophosphate-dependent dehydrogenase E1 component subunit alpha, which translates into the protein MTDAELLGMLRRMIEIRGFEDEIQRAFTKNLVRGSTHLCNGQEACVVGACGALREGDSMVCTYRGHGAVLAMGAPLEGTFAEILGRETGLCRGKGGSMHLTDVGVGAYGSFAIVGAHLPIATGLALAAKLDRSEAVSLCFFGDGSMNIGAVHEAMNLAGIWKLPVIFFCENNLYGEYSPLATTTPVEELAARAAGYGMPGVRVDGNDVVAVHAVVSEAVRRARSGEGPTFVEGLTYRHRGHSRTDPARYRPEGELERWLELDPIPRLEALLRERGVADGAVTQARADAEEAVATAYAAALAAPAPGLELIYEDVYA
- a CDS encoding acyl-CoA dehydrogenase family protein; translated protein: MDFTISDDLADIRQAVRQLCERFDGEYWRALEPDRYPDEFVRALTEHGWLAALIPEQYGGAGLPLSAASVILEEICASGCNAGACHAQMYVMGTVLRHGSDEQKARWLPEIAAGRLRLQAFGVTEPGAGSDTTKIQTRARRDGDGWVVDGQKIWTSRAEHSDLMVLLARTTPIDQIEKKTDGLSVFLVDMRERGDELTIRPIKTMMNHATTEVFLDGLRLPADALVGEQDRGFRYILDGMNAERILIAGECIGDGRFLTEKAVGYASERTVFGRPIGANQGVQFPIARAHMALEAANLMRWKAVWLYEQGKPCGAEANMAKFLASEASWAAANASVDAHGGFGFAEEYDVERKFRETRLYSVAPISNNLVQAYVGQHVLGLPRSY
- a CDS encoding CaiB/BaiF CoA transferase family protein, with the protein product MSAAAPLADVRVLAVEQFGAGPWATSQLADLGADVIKLEDPASGGDVGRTVPPFAEGEESLFFETFNRGKRSISLDLRTRAGRAAFERLVPHVDAIYCNLRGDQPDRLGLTYDALAPLNPRIVCCSLSGFGRTGPRAAEGAYDHVLQGLAGWMSVTGEPDAPPTRTGLSLVDFAGGYMSALALMAGVWRARRDGVGGDCDTSLHETALALLTYLATWTASAEYMPQRRPESAHPSIVPFQAFRTADGWITVACAKQKFWVALCEALDLADLLADPRFADFAGRDTHRDALLELLRPHFAAETSARLLERLAAARVPSGPVNDVAAALRDPQVLAREDVVSYDHPRFGAVRQIASPLRISGHRPDYRRAPGRGEHTATVLEALAGLTPAEIAQLGAEGAFGAEA
- a CDS encoding GntR family transcriptional regulator, giving the protein MADSLIDDDGAWEEPTSRAQDVAQQLRELIFDGELRAGSPIRQEAVARRLGVGRFPVREALRLLESEGLVVLRPNSGARVALLDFAECEEIYKMRERLEPLAFAESVGRLTPEQIERAHTLSAALPGLVHDPKRWLEGDRRLHLACYAGIPTPRLLRTIVSYWNISQQYRRVLLTTFTERDFELQHAEHELIIDALESDNSRAGEDLMRAHIERSRLRLTRHRHLFEE
- a CDS encoding beta-galactosidase produces the protein MILATQYHRPPFPRRDRWRDDLARIRATGFDTIVLTAPWAWIEPEPGAYDFADQDELVALAGEIGLKVVINLWTELQPVWIERELPDARLVDHTGRPVVSSPLAYAQFGVMPGGCTDHPGVRERASAFMTATAERFAGAENLLLWDCWNEIRWMTQADGHVCHCEHTVARFRDWLRERHGDLDGLNAAWQRRYRSWDDVAMAKLPTRTYTDVMAYQAFLTRRAAVDLRWRRDAVHAGDSSRPILAHTAFPSAFSSGEWFEYEPALARGNDFELADQVDGLGSSHFPAFIHTSAVEYATRLEASRSSAGGFNWIAELQGGAAGHGLQPMRAVPGRLQARWVWNGIARGAKAVSFWCWRDEVFGREAAGFGIVGDDGHRDERLAELRRTADLLEAHGPLLDAYAPAPARVGVVLEPSAYQLDWAGSGRTGGLKVGAGSGYQAAHDLQGHLLALERLQIPYDVVDPSHAHDLSGYALLVMPWPLVVDPAFGERVLAWTRAGGTLLTGAELDAFDAAGLYRYQDERPFANALGLRGSGLRQPDGRALEYELDGTRGELRTATWVVPQDAAVSAGADVLAADERGATVVRRAVGDGHVVAVGTNAGLAYFEQRDAGFERFLRTLAEGAGALAPLRCSIEDGERVQWRHGAAGEHGELLFVINEGAAADVTFDWPADRLPAAAAHDLTSGTELELARDGERLTLRLPLREEGYHVVRLT